The following coding sequences lie in one Dysgonomonas mossii genomic window:
- the lepA gene encoding translation elongation factor 4 codes for MDKIRNFCIIAHIDHGKSTLADRLLEYTKTVEGKDLQAQVLDNMDLERERGITIKSHAIQMEYVYKGEKYILNLIDTPGHVDFSYEVSRSIAACEGALLIVDAAQGIQAQTISNLYMAIEHDLEIIPILNKIDLPSAMPDEVEDQIIELLGIKKEDIIRASGKTGEGVYTILDSIIERIPEPQGDPEAPLQALIFDSVFNSFRGIIAYYKVVNGTIKKGDLVKFFATGKEYDADEVGVLKLDMSPRNEVRCGDVGYIISGIKTSKEVKVGDTITHVKGACDKAIDGFEEVKPMVFAGVYPIDSEDFEDLRSSLEKLQLNDASLTFQPESSVALGFGFRCGFLGLLHMEIIQERLDREFNMDVITTVPNVSYIVHDKKGNTKEVHNPAGLPDPTLIDYIEEPYIRASVITNTTYIGAIMTLCLGKRGILIKQEYISGDRVEIIYDIPLGEIVIDFYDKLKSISKGYASFDYHMHDYRESKLVKLDILLNGESVDALSTLTHVDNAVNFGRRMCEKLRELIPRQQFDIAIQAAIGAKIIARETIKAVRKDVTAKCYGGDISRKRKLLEKQKEGKKRMKQVGNVEVPQKAFLAVLKLD; via the coding sequence TACAAAGACTGTTGAAGGCAAAGACTTGCAAGCTCAGGTACTTGACAACATGGATCTGGAACGTGAGCGTGGCATCACGATAAAAAGCCATGCTATCCAGATGGAATATGTATATAAAGGCGAAAAATATATTCTGAATCTGATAGATACTCCCGGACACGTTGACTTTTCGTATGAAGTTTCGCGCTCTATAGCAGCATGTGAAGGCGCCTTATTGATCGTAGACGCAGCACAAGGTATACAGGCACAAACAATATCAAACCTGTATATGGCAATTGAGCATGATCTTGAGATTATTCCTATTCTGAACAAAATAGACCTGCCAAGTGCTATGCCTGATGAAGTTGAAGATCAGATAATAGAACTGTTAGGTATAAAAAAAGAAGATATAATACGAGCCAGTGGTAAAACAGGAGAAGGCGTTTATACCATACTGGATTCGATTATAGAACGAATACCGGAACCACAAGGAGACCCCGAAGCTCCATTGCAAGCACTTATTTTCGATTCAGTTTTTAACTCTTTCCGTGGTATCATTGCCTATTATAAAGTAGTGAATGGAACAATTAAGAAAGGTGATCTCGTAAAATTCTTTGCAACAGGTAAAGAATATGACGCTGATGAAGTAGGTGTACTAAAACTGGATATGTCTCCGCGCAATGAAGTTAGATGTGGCGACGTTGGTTATATAATTTCAGGGATTAAAACTTCGAAAGAAGTAAAAGTAGGAGATACTATCACACATGTAAAAGGAGCGTGCGACAAGGCTATTGATGGCTTCGAAGAAGTAAAGCCAATGGTTTTTGCCGGAGTTTATCCTATCGATAGCGAAGACTTTGAAGACCTACGCTCATCGTTAGAGAAACTTCAGTTGAATGATGCCTCTCTTACATTTCAGCCGGAATCATCTGTTGCCTTAGGATTTGGTTTCCGTTGCGGATTCTTAGGTCTATTACATATGGAGATTATACAGGAACGCCTCGACCGGGAATTCAACATGGATGTGATCACAACTGTTCCGAACGTATCTTATATAGTTCACGACAAGAAAGGGAACACGAAAGAGGTTCACAATCCGGCAGGACTCCCTGACCCTACCCTGATAGATTATATAGAAGAACCTTATATACGTGCTTCGGTAATCACCAATACCACCTATATAGGGGCTATTATGACTTTATGTCTCGGCAAACGAGGTATCCTTATCAAACAAGAATATATCTCAGGAGATCGTGTTGAGATTATATATGATATACCATTAGGTGAGATTGTTATCGACTTTTACGATAAGCTGAAAAGTATTTCGAAAGGATACGCTTCTTTCGATTATCATATGCACGACTATCGTGAATCGAAGCTTGTAAAACTTGATATACTATTAAATGGTGAATCTGTAGATGCCCTCTCTACACTAACTCATGTTGACAATGCCGTAAACTTCGGACGTCGCATGTGTGAAAAATTGAGAGAACTTATTCCCCGTCAACAATTTGATATAGCAATACAGGCTGCTATCGGTGCTAAAATTATAGCCCGTGAAACGATCAAGGCCGTACGTAAAGATGTTACGGCGAAATGTTATGGTGGTGATATCTCTCGTAAGCGTAAACTTCTCGAAAAACAAAAAGAAGGTAAAAAACGCATGAAGCAGGTAGGAAACGTAGAAGTTCCTCAAAAAGCCTTCTTAGCTGTATTGAAACTCGATTAA
- a CDS encoding flavin reductase, protein MTSFEKIDIKDFTPDSFGLKHKWMLVTASKPDGTVNTMTASWGGYGVMWNKEVVFVVIRPQRYTREFVESTESFSLTFFDKKYLKDLSYLGKVSGRDEDKISKAGLNIAFDKNIPYFMEAETAIFVKKLFVQRIQEDAFLEKDIIERWYPEKDFHYLYIAEVTNILKRK, encoded by the coding sequence ATGACATCCTTTGAAAAAATAGATATAAAAGATTTTACTCCCGATTCATTTGGGTTAAAACACAAATGGATGCTCGTTACTGCATCTAAGCCCGATGGAACAGTGAATACAATGACTGCTAGTTGGGGTGGGTACGGTGTGATGTGGAACAAGGAGGTCGTATTTGTTGTTATACGTCCTCAAAGATACACGAGGGAGTTTGTAGAAAGTACTGAATCTTTTTCTCTTACTTTCTTTGATAAAAAATACTTAAAGGACTTAAGTTATTTAGGTAAAGTATCGGGACGTGATGAAGATAAAATCTCAAAAGCCGGACTAAATATTGCTTTCGATAAGAATATACCATATTTTATGGAAGCGGAAACAGCTATTTTTGTCAAAAAGCTCTTTGTCCAGCGCATTCAAGAAGATGCTTTTTTAGAGAAAGACATCATCGAAAGATGGTATCCCGAAAAGGATTTTCATTACTTGTATATTGCAGAAGTAACAAATATCTTAAAGAGGAAATAA
- a CDS encoding GyrI-like domain-containing protein, which yields MNREEVTLTKFVVVGISVRTTNQNHQSQEDIAKLWEVFFRNAYIQQLMPNKVSNDIYCIYTDYESDYTGEYTTVLGYKVSSVEGIPTNLGLTFKEIPESKYYKYLSEGELPYAIGKTWAHIWQSNIKRRYLADFDIYGEESKDPKNAKITTYLSI from the coding sequence ATGAATCGTGAAGAAGTCACTCTGACTAAGTTTGTGGTTGTTGGAATATCTGTCCGTACTACGAATCAGAATCATCAATCGCAAGAGGATATTGCAAAACTATGGGAAGTTTTTTTCCGTAATGCTTACATTCAGCAACTGATGCCGAATAAGGTATCTAACGATATCTATTGCATTTATACTGATTATGAGAGTGACTATACAGGAGAATACACGACTGTATTAGGTTATAAAGTTTCCAGTGTTGAAGGGATACCTACAAATTTGGGATTGACTTTCAAAGAAATACCGGAATCGAAATATTATAAGTACCTTTCGGAAGGTGAACTGCCTTATGCCATAGGTAAAACTTGGGCACATATTTGGCAGTCTAATATAAAAAGACGTTATTTAGCAGATTTCGACATCTATGGTGAGGAGTCGAAAGACCCTAAAAATGCTAAAATAACAACATATTTATCTATTTAA
- the speA gene encoding biosynthetic arginine decarboxylase yields the protein MRKWRIEDSAELYNIAGWGINYFSVNEKGNVVVTPRKDGVAVDLKELMDELQLRDVSAPVLIRFPDILDNRIEKISTCFKQAAEEYEYKGQNHIIYPIKVNQMRPVVEELISHGKKFNIGLEAGSKPELHAVIAINTDSDSLIICNGYKDESYIELALLAQKMGKHIFIVVEKLNEIPLIAKIAKRLKITPNIGIRIKLASSGSGKWEESGGDGSKFGLNSSELLEALAYLEKANMQDSLRLIHFHIGSQITKIRRIKTALREAAQFYVQLHAMGFKVEFVDIGGGLGVDYDGTRSSYNESSVNYSIQEYVNDSIATMVDAADKNGIPHPNIITESGRSLTAHHSILVFEVLETATLPEWDEDKELSEDDHELVKELYQIWDDLSQSRMLEAWHDAQQIREEALDLFSLGMLTLKTRAQVERLYFSIAREIFQIAGRAKHAPEELKQLSKLLPDKYFCNFSLFQSLPDSWAIDQIFPIIPIHRLDEKPDRTATLQDVTCDSDGKIDNFISNGNQSSYLPVHSMKKNESYYLGVFLVGAYQEILGDLHNLFGDTNAVHISVDKDGYKIEQMIDGETVAEVLDYAQYNAKKLVRTVETWVTSSVKQGTITVEEGKEFLSNYRSGLYGYTYLE from the coding sequence ATGAGAAAATGGCGCATCGAAGACTCAGCTGAGTTGTATAACATCGCAGGCTGGGGTATTAATTACTTTTCTGTTAATGAGAAAGGTAACGTTGTTGTAACTCCGAGAAAAGACGGGGTGGCTGTTGATTTAAAAGAACTGATGGACGAATTGCAGCTTCGCGATGTGTCAGCTCCTGTTTTGATTCGTTTTCCGGATATCCTGGATAATCGTATCGAGAAAATTTCCACGTGCTTTAAACAGGCTGCCGAAGAATATGAATATAAAGGGCAAAACCATATAATATACCCTATCAAGGTAAATCAAATGCGCCCGGTAGTAGAAGAACTTATCAGCCATGGGAAAAAATTCAATATCGGACTGGAAGCCGGTTCTAAGCCGGAACTTCATGCCGTTATAGCAATCAACACCGATTCTGATTCGCTTATAATCTGTAATGGATATAAGGACGAAAGCTATATTGAGTTAGCCTTATTGGCTCAAAAAATGGGTAAGCATATATTCATTGTAGTTGAGAAACTGAATGAGATACCGCTAATTGCCAAAATAGCTAAAAGACTAAAAATAACACCTAATATTGGTATTCGTATCAAACTAGCTAGCTCGGGTAGTGGTAAATGGGAAGAATCTGGTGGTGATGGAAGCAAATTCGGATTGAATTCGAGTGAGCTGTTAGAAGCTTTAGCATATCTTGAAAAAGCAAATATGCAGGATTCTTTACGTCTTATTCACTTCCATATCGGAAGCCAGATTACCAAAATTCGCCGCATAAAAACAGCTTTACGTGAAGCCGCTCAATTCTATGTACAGCTACATGCAATGGGCTTTAAGGTGGAGTTTGTCGATATTGGCGGAGGACTGGGCGTTGACTACGATGGCACACGTTCTTCTTATAACGAAAGTAGTGTAAACTACTCCATACAAGAGTATGTGAATGACTCTATCGCTACAATGGTAGATGCAGCTGATAAGAATGGCATTCCACACCCTAATATTATAACAGAATCGGGTAGATCGCTTACGGCACATCACTCTATTCTGGTATTTGAAGTATTGGAAACAGCTACTTTGCCTGAGTGGGATGAAGATAAAGAGTTGTCAGAAGATGACCATGAACTCGTTAAAGAGCTTTATCAAATATGGGACGATCTTAGCCAATCGCGTATGTTAGAAGCTTGGCATGATGCACAACAGATTCGTGAAGAGGCTCTTGACTTATTTAGCTTAGGAATGCTAACATTGAAAACGAGAGCGCAGGTAGAGCGTCTCTACTTCTCTATTGCCCGCGAAATATTCCAAATTGCAGGCAGAGCAAAACATGCTCCTGAAGAGTTGAAACAATTATCAAAATTATTACCGGACAAATATTTTTGTAATTTCTCCCTATTCCAATCATTACCGGACTCTTGGGCTATTGACCAAATTTTCCCGATTATACCAATTCATAGATTGGACGAAAAGCCGGATAGAACAGCAACACTACAGGATGTAACTTGTGACTCTGACGGAAAGATAGATAACTTTATCTCTAATGGTAATCAGTCATCATACTTGCCGGTACATAGCATGAAAAAGAACGAATCATATTACCTCGGAGTATTCCTAGTGGGTGCATATCAGGAGATATTGGGCGACCTTCATAACCTGTTTGGAGATACAAATGCGGTTCATATATCAGTTGATAAAGACGGATACAAGATAGAACAAATGATAGACGGCGAAACCGTAGCAGAAGTATTAGACTATGCCCAATACAACGCGAAGAAGCTTGTTCGTACAGTTGAAACATGGGTTACTTCGAGTGTTAAACAAGGGACAATAACAGTAGAAGAAGGAAAAGAATTCCTATCAAACTATCGTTCAGGCCTTTATGGATACACTTACCTTGAATAA
- a CDS encoding DUF5103 domain-containing protein — protein sequence MKFRIMNNNKLLLSIIFYLTSIYTFSQAYHTHAISDDIYTVQVYKNNDWSSYPIIVLNGNDYVHISFDRISEDSMNRLRYRIIHCDAYWKRSSGISEIDYLSGFNDNPIDDYTSSLNTTVEYTHFAIDIPNNDVNVKLSGNYVIEVYEDGMPDEVLLTACFSVVEPQVSIAPSITSNTDIDTNKGHQQLSFSILHQNLNIRDPFIELKIFAWQNNRLDTERHQIKPTYVSSDRLIYEHNRNLIFEAGNEYRRFETSSYRYNGLNVEHIEYNRPNYTMYIVPDKIRAGRSYSYDQDQNGRFYIRSNDTNDSEVQSDYFNTVFTLPMDSPIGEDIFINGNFTDNNFTDKYRMKYDEEHRQYYIALLLKQGLYNYQYLTKAGASYSTAKIEGNYFETENEYQIFVYYRPSGQRYDSLIGVQNIQSRSK from the coding sequence ATGAAGTTTAGAATAATGAATAATAATAAACTATTGCTATCTATAATCTTTTACCTAACGAGTATATATACTTTTTCGCAAGCGTATCATACACACGCAATATCTGATGATATATATACGGTACAGGTATATAAAAATAACGATTGGAGTTCATATCCCATCATAGTATTGAATGGTAATGATTATGTACATATTAGTTTCGATCGTATTTCTGAAGACTCAATGAATCGTTTACGTTATCGGATAATCCATTGCGATGCATACTGGAAAAGAAGCAGTGGCATATCCGAGATAGATTATCTAAGTGGATTCAATGATAACCCGATAGATGATTATACCTCCTCTTTAAATACAACCGTAGAATATACCCACTTTGCTATTGATATTCCTAATAATGATGTAAATGTTAAATTATCAGGAAACTATGTTATTGAAGTCTACGAAGATGGTATGCCTGACGAAGTTTTACTTACTGCTTGTTTCTCTGTAGTAGAACCACAAGTAAGTATAGCTCCAAGCATAACATCTAATACGGATATTGATACAAATAAAGGTCATCAGCAGTTGTCCTTTAGTATATTGCATCAGAATCTTAATATAAGAGACCCTTTTATTGAATTGAAAATCTTTGCTTGGCAAAACAACCGCCTTGACACTGAAAGGCATCAAATAAAACCTACTTATGTTAGCTCCGATAGACTAATATATGAGCACAATCGAAATCTGATATTTGAGGCTGGAAATGAATACCGTCGATTTGAAACGTCAAGTTATAGATACAATGGGTTGAATGTAGAGCACATTGAATATAATCGCCCTAATTATACGATGTACATCGTTCCTGATAAAATCAGAGCCGGTAGGTCATATAGTTATGATCAAGATCAAAATGGAAGATTTTATATTAGAAGTAACGATACGAATGATAGTGAGGTACAGTCTGATTATTTTAATACAGTATTTACTCTGCCAATGGACAGCCCGATAGGCGAGGATATTTTTATTAATGGAAATTTTACTGATAATAACTTTACCGACAAATACAGAATGAAATATGATGAAGAGCACAGACAATATTATATAGCTCTGCTTTTAAAGCAAGGTTTGTATAATTATCAATATCTGACTAAGGCGGGAGCCAGTTACTCAACAGCAAAAATAGAAGGTAATTATTTTGAAACAGAAAATGAATATCAGATATTTGTCTACTATCGCCCTTCCGGACAACGTTACGACAGCCTCATTGGCGTACAAAATATTCAATCAAGAAGTAAATAA
- a CDS encoding replication-associated recombination protein A codes for MSQPLAERLRPRNLEEYIGQKHLVGEGAILRKMIESGRVPSFLLWGPPGVGKTTLAQIIANTLDTPFYTLSAINSGVKDVREVIELAKKNQFFNTKSPILFIDEIHRFSKSQQDSLLGAVETGVITLIGATTENPSFEVIRPLLSRCQVYVLQSLGKEDLEELAHRALTQDIILKDRDIELKETDAILRFSGGDARKLLNILDLVISSEVNDKITITDKLVTERLQENPAAYDKGGEMHYDIISAFIKSIRGSDPDAAIYWLARMVSGGEDPKFIARRLVISAAEDIGLANPNALLLANACFETLHKIGWPEGRIVLAETTIYLATSPKSNSAYMSIDEAIALVNETGNLPVPLHLRNAPTKLMKELNYGKEYKYAHSFENNFVQQDYVPKEIKGRQFWKPQQNASESKIVEWLKKLWKDRY; via the coding sequence ATGAGCCAACCTTTAGCAGAGCGGTTACGTCCGCGTAATCTCGAAGAGTATATAGGACAAAAACATTTAGTAGGAGAGGGTGCTATTCTTCGAAAGATGATAGAATCGGGCAGAGTCCCTTCATTTTTACTATGGGGTCCTCCCGGAGTGGGCAAAACTACATTGGCTCAGATAATAGCGAATACACTTGATACGCCTTTTTATACTCTTAGTGCTATAAACTCCGGTGTAAAAGATGTGCGTGAAGTAATTGAATTGGCTAAAAAGAATCAGTTTTTTAATACCAAAAGCCCCATCTTATTTATTGATGAAATCCATCGCTTTTCCAAATCACAGCAAGACTCTTTGCTCGGAGCTGTAGAAACAGGAGTAATAACATTGATCGGTGCTACTACAGAGAATCCCTCATTTGAGGTTATTCGCCCGCTGTTGTCACGTTGTCAGGTTTATGTCTTGCAATCGTTAGGTAAAGAGGATTTGGAAGAGCTGGCTCATAGGGCTTTAACGCAGGATATAATACTTAAAGATAGGGATATCGAACTTAAAGAAACGGATGCTATATTGCGTTTTTCGGGAGGTGATGCCCGTAAATTATTGAATATACTTGATTTAGTAATTTCTTCCGAAGTAAACGATAAGATCACAATAACCGATAAACTGGTAACAGAACGTTTGCAGGAAAATCCGGCAGCATACGATAAAGGAGGCGAAATGCATTATGACATTATTTCTGCTTTTATAAAGTCGATACGAGGGAGTGATCCTGATGCTGCTATTTATTGGTTGGCACGGATGGTGTCTGGAGGTGAAGATCCGAAATTTATAGCACGGCGTCTTGTTATTTCTGCTGCAGAAGATATTGGATTGGCAAATCCGAATGCTTTATTATTAGCTAATGCTTGTTTCGAGACGTTACATAAAATAGGTTGGCCGGAAGGACGTATTGTCCTGGCTGAAACTACTATATATTTGGCAACATCTCCTAAGAGTAATTCGGCATACATGTCGATAGATGAAGCCATCGCTTTAGTCAACGAAACAGGAAATCTACCTGTACCATTACATTTGCGTAATGCGCCTACAAAGTTGATGAAGGAATTGAATTACGGAAAGGAATACAAATATGCACATAGCTTTGAAAATAATTTTGTACAACAAGATTATGTACCTAAAGAGATAAAGGGGAGACAATTTTGGAAACCCCAGCAGAATGCATCTGAAAGTAAAATAGTGGAATGGCTCAAAAAACTCTGGAAAGATCGATATTAA
- the dnaK gene encoding molecular chaperone DnaK, protein MGKIIGIDLGTTNSCVAVLEGNEPIVITNNEGKRTTPSVVAFIEGNERKIGDPAKRQAITNPEKTIYSIKRFMGETWDQVQTEVTRVPYKVVKGDNNTPRIDIDGRLYTPQEISAMILQKMKKTAEDYLGQEVTDAVITVPAYFSDSQRQATKEAGEIAGLKVQRIVNEPTAAALAYGLDKAHKDMKIAVFDLGGGTFDISILELGDGVFEVKSTNGDTHLGGDDFDQVIINWLAEEFMNEEGLDLRKDPMALQRLKEAAEKAKIELSSTTSTEINLPYIMPVNGIPKHLVKNLTRAKFEQLADSLIRKCIEPCRQSLKDAGYSPSDIDEVILVGGSTRIPAVQAEVEKFFGKTPSKGVNPDEVVAVGAAIQGAVLTGEVKDVLLLDVTPLSLGIETMGNVMTKLIDANTTIPTKKSETFSTAADNQPSVQIVVLQGERPMARDNKQIGVFNLDGILPARRGEPQIEVTFDIDANGILSVSAKDKKTGKEQSIRIEASSGLTDAEIQRMKDEAAANAEADKKEKEKIDKLNQADSVIFQTENQLKDLGDKIPADQKASIEGALNKLRDAHKAQDIPAVDSAMDELTKLMQELSQNIYNQQQAGTNPGQEAGGNTGSQSNGGDNNVTDVDFEEVK, encoded by the coding sequence ATGGGAAAAATAATAGGAATTGACTTAGGTACCACAAACTCTTGTGTTGCCGTGTTGGAAGGTAACGAACCTATCGTTATCACAAACAACGAAGGAAAAAGAACAACACCTTCTGTTGTTGCTTTTATTGAGGGAAATGAACGCAAAATTGGTGATCCTGCAAAACGTCAGGCTATCACAAATCCGGAAAAAACAATATACTCCATAAAAAGATTTATGGGTGAAACATGGGATCAAGTTCAAACCGAAGTAACCCGTGTACCTTATAAAGTCGTGAAAGGAGATAACAATACACCACGTATAGACATTGACGGACGTCTTTATACTCCTCAGGAAATTTCGGCGATGATCCTTCAAAAGATGAAGAAGACAGCTGAAGACTATCTTGGACAAGAAGTGACAGACGCTGTTATTACTGTACCTGCGTACTTTAGCGACTCGCAACGTCAGGCAACAAAAGAAGCCGGAGAAATTGCAGGTCTTAAAGTTCAACGTATCGTTAATGAGCCTACTGCTGCTGCTCTTGCTTATGGTCTTGACAAGGCTCACAAGGATATGAAAATTGCAGTGTTCGACCTTGGTGGTGGTACATTTGATATCTCTATCCTAGAATTAGGAGACGGTGTATTTGAAGTTAAGTCGACCAATGGGGATACTCACCTTGGTGGTGATGATTTCGACCAGGTAATTATCAATTGGCTGGCTGAAGAATTCATGAATGAAGAAGGCTTAGATCTACGTAAAGATCCAATGGCTTTACAGCGTTTGAAAGAAGCTGCTGAAAAAGCGAAAATAGAGCTATCAAGCACAACTTCTACTGAAATTAACTTACCATACATTATGCCGGTTAATGGTATTCCAAAACACTTGGTAAAAAATCTAACTCGTGCTAAATTTGAGCAATTGGCAGACTCACTTATCCGTAAGTGTATCGAACCATGTCGTCAATCGTTGAAAGATGCAGGATATTCTCCATCCGATATAGATGAAGTGATCTTAGTCGGAGGTTCTACACGTATACCTGCTGTACAAGCAGAAGTTGAGAAGTTCTTCGGAAAGACACCATCGAAAGGTGTAAACCCTGATGAAGTTGTTGCTGTAGGTGCTGCTATACAAGGTGCTGTATTAACAGGAGAAGTAAAAGATGTATTGTTGCTTGATGTTACTCCGCTTTCTCTTGGTATAGAAACAATGGGAAATGTGATGACTAAGCTAATTGATGCTAATACAACTATTCCTACGAAAAAGAGCGAAACATTCTCTACCGCTGCCGACAATCAACCGTCTGTACAGATTGTTGTACTTCAAGGAGAACGTCCAATGGCGAGGGATAATAAACAAATAGGAGTCTTCAACTTAGACGGTATATTACCTGCACGTCGTGGTGAGCCTCAAATTGAAGTTACATTTGATATTGATGCCAATGGTATTCTTAGTGTATCGGCAAAAGATAAAAAGACCGGCAAAGAACAATCTATTCGTATAGAGGCTTCATCGGGTCTTACTGACGCAGAAATCCAACGAATGAAGGATGAAGCAGCAGCTAATGCAGAAGCAGATAAGAAAGAAAAAGAAAAGATAGACAAGTTGAATCAGGCAGATTCAGTTATTTTCCAAACAGAAAATCAATTGAAAGATCTTGGAGATAAAATTCCAGCCGATCAGAAAGCTTCTATCGAAGGTGCTTTAAATAAGCTAAGAGATGCTCACAAAGCTCAAGATATTCCGGCTGTTGATTCTGCTATGGATGAATTAACTAAATTAATGCAGGAGTTGAGTCAAAATATATACAATCAGCAACAAGCAGGTACTAATCCGGGACAAGAAGCCGGAGGTAATACTGGTAGCCAATCTAATGGAGGCGACAATAATGTAACTGATGTAGATTTTGAAGAAGTGAAATAA